Proteins encoded within one genomic window of Chitinophagales bacterium:
- a CDS encoding helix-turn-helix transcriptional regulator, with product MKYVVDGEEIYRINESIYKVQAKQYILANHHFKGSIEINKPTKGICIDLDFKLISEVLEFLQEDNKEVSISELETFFNSASFLDNKYDAHKTILGNYLIALDKKFHEFNREQMHISKDLYYTLAEKLVEDHLPIYQKLQNIDAVKVSTKNEIYKKIEAAKQHIDEAFKSDLDMESVARKCCISEYHFFRMFKKIMNISPYQYLLQRRLKYAEEEIQNDTKNMTEIALDAGFSDLFTFSKTFKKNFGISPRAYHKLYFKY from the coding sequence ATGAAGTATGTAGTGGATGGTGAAGAAATATATAGAATCAATGAAAGTATATATAAGGTGCAAGCCAAGCAGTATATTCTGGCTAATCATCATTTCAAAGGGTCTATCGAGATTAATAAACCTACCAAAGGAATATGTATAGACCTAGATTTTAAATTGATATCAGAAGTTTTAGAATTTCTGCAAGAGGACAACAAAGAGGTCTCTATTAGTGAGTTAGAAACATTTTTTAATTCAGCCAGCTTTTTAGATAATAAATACGATGCGCATAAAACTATTTTAGGAAACTACCTGATAGCCTTAGATAAAAAATTTCATGAATTCAATCGTGAACAAATGCATATATCGAAAGATCTTTATTATACTCTCGCCGAAAAATTAGTAGAAGATCATCTCCCCATTTATCAAAAACTTCAAAATATTGATGCTGTCAAAGTCTCTACAAAAAATGAAATCTACAAAAAAATAGAAGCTGCTAAACAGCATATAGATGAAGCTTTTAAGAGTGATTTAGATATGGAAAGTGTTGCTAGAAAGTGTTGTATCTCTGAATACCATTTCTTTCGCATGTTTAAAAAAATAATGAATATCAGTCCTTATCAATACTTATTGCAAAGAAGATTAAAGTATGCCGAAGAAGAAATACAAAATGATACTAAAAATATGACAGAGATAGCCCTCGATGCTGGCTTTTCAGATTTATTTACCTTTAGTAAAACGTTTAAGAAGAATTTTGGAATTTCCCCTAGAGCCTATCACAAACTCTATTTTAAATATTAA
- a CDS encoding Nif3-like dinuclear metal center hexameric protein → MIIRELISILEQWAPSVYQESYDNAGLLTGSPLWEISKALICLDCTEEVIEEAIRERCNIVIAHHPIIFSGLKKLTGKNYVERTIIKAIKNDIAIYAIHTNLDNIHTGVNHMMAEKLGLLNCKILSPKKNHLRKLVCFVPSEAIEKVSQAIFDAGAGHIGNYSHCGFSTEGRGSFMGNELSSPAIGKAMTLENLCEQRFETVFPVHLENKVIQAMLNAHPYEEVAYDIYSIENRHNQVGSGLIGELQQEMKLETFLHQIKDAFLLKSLKYSKLDRPIKTVALCGGSGSFLRFEAASAGADVYLSADFKYHEWFDNEEQISYIDIGHYESEQFTNELILNYLEKNALSLQSQISKVNTNPVNYL, encoded by the coding sequence ATGATTATTAGAGAACTCATTTCCATACTAGAACAATGGGCACCATCCGTCTATCAAGAATCCTATGATAATGCTGGACTGCTGACTGGTTCACCGCTTTGGGAAATTTCTAAGGCACTTATCTGCCTAGATTGCACGGAGGAGGTTATAGAAGAAGCAATTCGAGAACGCTGCAATATAGTCATAGCCCATCACCCCATCATATTCTCAGGCCTAAAAAAATTGACGGGAAAAAACTATGTAGAGCGAACAATCATTAAAGCGATTAAGAATGATATCGCTATCTATGCTATTCATACTAACCTGGATAATATTCATACTGGTGTAAATCATATGATGGCGGAGAAGTTAGGTTTATTAAATTGCAAAATTCTGAGTCCAAAAAAGAACCATCTCCGAAAATTGGTCTGTTTTGTGCCCAGTGAAGCCATTGAAAAGGTGAGCCAAGCTATCTTTGACGCTGGGGCTGGTCATATAGGAAATTATAGTCACTGCGGATTTTCGACTGAAGGCAGGGGCAGTTTTATGGGAAATGAATTATCTAGCCCCGCTATTGGCAAGGCTATGACGCTTGAAAATTTATGCGAACAACGATTTGAAACCGTATTTCCTGTTCATTTAGAGAATAAAGTGATTCAGGCTATGCTCAACGCACACCCTTATGAAGAGGTGGCTTATGATATTTATTCTATCGAAAATAGACATAACCAAGTAGGGTCTGGGCTGATAGGGGAACTCCAACAAGAAATGAAACTTGAAACATTTTTACATCAAATCAAGGATGCGTTTTTACTTAAATCCTTAAAATATAGCAAATTAGATCGACCTATAAAGACGGTTGCTCTCTGTGGTGGTTCGGGTAGTTTTCTGCGATTCGAGGCAGCTAGCGCTGGTGCAGATGTCTATCTCAGCGCTGACTTTAAGTATCACGAATGGTTTGATAATGAGGAGCAAATCAGTTATATAGATATCGGGCACTATGAGTCTGAGCAGTTTACTAACGAACTAATTTTAAACTATTTGGAGAAAAATGCACTATCTTTGCAGTCCCAAATTTCTAAGGTCAATACAAACCCAGTAAATTATTTATAA
- a CDS encoding nucleoside permease has translation MSIKLRLTVMNFLQFFLWGSWLTSIGTYLTSLNFSGGEIGAVFTTLGIAAFIMPAIMGIVADKYLNAEKLYGICHVLGGLTLVWAANVSSPSEMYRAMLLNSLFYMPTISLCYSISYHILSKSRFDVIKDFPNIRVWGTIGFILAMWIVDFMGWTANNYQLYLGAISSIALGMYAFSLPACETQPDNAKSLTSALGLDALVLFKSSKMVIFFVFAVLLGAALQITNAFGQDFLVSFKSIEEYSNSFGVQHPGFLMSISQISETVFILSIPFFLKKFGIKKVMLMAMIAWFLRFALFSIGNPGTGLILIILSNIVYGMAFDFFTISGSLFVEKETDAKIRSSAQGLYLMATNGIGIILGGYFSGYVVDMYTIDKVRQWSQIWLVFSSYAFIMAILFFILFKHKHNPADFENVSH, from the coding sequence TGGGGTTCATGGCTGACTTCTATAGGCACTTATCTTACTTCGCTTAATTTTAGTGGAGGAGAAATTGGAGCTGTATTTACTACACTTGGCATCGCAGCCTTTATAATGCCAGCAATTATGGGCATCGTAGCCGATAAATATTTAAATGCAGAAAAATTGTATGGGATATGTCATGTTTTAGGTGGACTTACATTAGTCTGGGCAGCAAATGTCTCTTCTCCTAGTGAGATGTATCGAGCTATGCTTTTGAATTCCCTCTTTTACATGCCTACTATATCACTTTGTTATTCTATCTCCTACCATATATTGTCTAAAAGCCGATTTGATGTTATCAAAGATTTTCCTAATATTCGTGTATGGGGCACCATAGGTTTTATATTAGCTATGTGGATAGTTGATTTTATGGGATGGACAGCCAATAATTACCAATTATATCTTGGCGCTATATCTTCAATTGCTTTGGGAATGTACGCCTTTTCTCTTCCTGCTTGTGAAACTCAACCTGACAATGCTAAAAGTCTCACTTCAGCTTTAGGTTTGGATGCATTGGTTTTATTTAAGAGTTCCAAAATGGTTATCTTTTTTGTCTTTGCAGTTTTATTAGGAGCTGCTTTGCAAATCACGAACGCTTTCGGTCAAGATTTTTTAGTTAGCTTCAAGAGCATAGAAGAATATTCGAATTCATTCGGAGTGCAACATCCAGGCTTTCTCATGTCCATTTCCCAAATATCAGAGACCGTCTTTATTCTCTCGATTCCATTCTTTCTTAAAAAATTTGGAATAAAAAAAGTTATGCTGATGGCCATGATAGCTTGGTTTCTCCGATTCGCTTTATTTAGTATAGGCAATCCAGGAACTGGACTAATCTTGATAATTTTGTCTAATATTGTGTATGGAATGGCATTTGATTTCTTTACCATTTCTGGATCTTTATTTGTTGAAAAAGAAACCGATGCTAAAATTCGTTCGAGTGCACAAGGACTTTACCTAATGGCTACTAATGGAATTGGTATTATTCTAGGAGGTTATTTTAGCGGATATGTTGTCGATATGTACACGATTGATAAAGTAAGACAATGGTCTCAAATATGGCTGGTTTTTTCTAGCTATGCATTCATCATGGCTATTCTATTTTTTATTCTATTCAAGCATAAACACAATCCTGCTGATTTTGAAAATGTATCGCACTAG
- a CDS encoding TonB-dependent receptor: MNKTVLICLISLGYMPNLVSQTTFSIQGKVTMEDHSELQDGIVSLFLQRDSSLYRTTLIDSMEIFFLDQLNPDIYMLKIQANGAEDNLIYNLAIKENKILREIVLKRRMSKSLATVQISGTSSFVQKKIDRLVVNPNAILSNAGLTAFEVLSKSPGISIDMNDNITVRGKQGVLIFIDDKPTYMSSADIANYLKSLPASSIATIEIITAPPAKYDAAGNAGIINIKQKKNSTKGYSGALSLSYGQGFYARTNNSLNLNYRINKWNFYSIASYSETNFYQDLTIKRNYYDSKGSLASAFNQNSFLKIEKDGTNLKLGADYYLSKKSTFGFSVNGFLNKDIHLITNESKIYNDQREVVQLASAQNPSDRRFRNLSFNLNYQLKLDSMGKELSLNTDYLRYDSRHDQNLFSVFRRPDFSFISQSNLVSDLPANINIYSAKADYLHPINSSIKIEAGSKASSVQTENIANFFDEVNSIRIKNELFSNDFSYKENILAGYLNFNIEKNNWSIQSGLRAENTSIKGVQKGNSVNKDSSFIRNYLSWFPTFYFSYNLDSMKYHTLGFSYGRRIDRPDYQSMNPFTYPLDRFTLYSGNPFLNPSFTHNLELSYNYKGVITAAVFYSSVEDMITETIETGSNIFYSRPGNIGKQKVLGMSIDGGIPITKWWTLQFHSELVYSQFRANLYNIQLDNSGTYWQIAPTNQFQLPNKWSAEISGSYQTSAPSGQFVIIPAGMVNIALAKKLYNDRLTIKASLNDVFFTFQPGGEIKGLNNSDASWLSYLDTRVFNLSASYRFKEGKALAARKQSAAEAERARVKL; the protein is encoded by the coding sequence ATGAACAAAACAGTTTTAATTTGTCTTATATCCCTAGGATATATGCCCAATCTTGTATCGCAAACCACATTTTCTATACAGGGAAAGGTCACTATGGAGGATCATTCAGAACTTCAAGATGGTATAGTTAGTTTATTTCTACAGCGCGACAGTTCTTTGTATAGGACGACACTCATCGATTCTATGGAAATCTTTTTTTTAGATCAGTTAAATCCTGACATCTACATGCTAAAGATACAGGCAAATGGAGCAGAAGACAACTTAATTTATAATCTAGCTATAAAAGAGAATAAAATTCTACGAGAAATAGTTTTAAAAAGAAGAATGTCAAAATCATTAGCTACCGTTCAAATATCTGGAACAAGTAGTTTCGTGCAGAAAAAAATTGATCGTCTTGTTGTAAATCCAAATGCCATTCTATCTAATGCAGGCTTGACAGCTTTTGAGGTTTTGAGTAAATCGCCGGGTATTAGTATCGATATGAATGATAACATTACCGTGAGGGGAAAGCAGGGTGTCCTTATATTTATAGACGACAAACCTACCTATATGAGCAGTGCAGATATAGCAAATTATTTGAAATCGTTGCCTGCTAGTTCTATAGCTACTATTGAGATTATAACAGCACCGCCAGCCAAGTATGATGCCGCAGGTAATGCAGGCATTATCAATATCAAACAGAAAAAGAATAGTACTAAAGGATATAGCGGCGCATTAAGTCTCAGTTACGGACAAGGATTCTATGCCAGAACGAATAATAGTTTAAATTTGAACTACAGAATTAATAAGTGGAACTTTTATTCCATAGCATCATATTCAGAAACAAATTTTTACCAAGATCTTACTATTAAACGAAATTATTATGACTCAAAAGGCAGCTTGGCTTCCGCATTTAATCAGAATAGTTTTTTAAAAATTGAAAAAGATGGCACCAACCTAAAACTAGGGGCAGACTATTATTTATCAAAGAAATCTACTTTCGGATTTTCTGTCAATGGGTTTTTAAATAAAGACATTCACCTCATAACGAATGAATCTAAAATCTATAATGATCAAAGAGAAGTTGTCCAGCTAGCGAGTGCTCAGAATCCATCAGATAGAAGATTTAGAAATCTAAGCTTCAATTTGAATTATCAGTTAAAACTTGATTCTATGGGTAAGGAATTATCCTTAAATACGGACTATCTAAGATATGATTCTCGTCATGATCAAAACTTGTTTAGTGTATTTAGGCGACCTGATTTTAGTTTTATTAGTCAAAGTAATTTAGTGAGTGATTTGCCCGCGAATATCAATATTTATTCAGCTAAGGCAGACTATCTGCATCCCATAAATAGTTCCATAAAAATAGAAGCAGGATCGAAAGCAAGTTCTGTTCAAACAGAGAATATTGCTAACTTTTTTGATGAGGTTAATAGTATAAGAATAAAGAATGAATTATTCTCCAATGATTTTAGCTATAAGGAAAATATTCTTGCTGGATATCTGAACTTTAATATAGAAAAAAACAACTGGTCTATTCAATCAGGATTGAGGGCAGAGAACACAAGTATAAAAGGAGTTCAAAAAGGAAATTCGGTCAACAAAGATTCGAGTTTTATCAGAAATTATTTGAGTTGGTTTCCGACATTCTATTTTAGTTATAATCTAGATTCAATGAAATATCATACACTCGGATTTTCCTATGGTCGCCGAATCGATAGACCAGATTATCAATCTATGAATCCATTCACCTACCCTTTGGATAGATTTACTCTTTATTCTGGCAATCCGTTTTTGAATCCTTCATTTACTCACAATCTAGAACTATCCTATAACTATAAAGGGGTGATTACGGCAGCAGTTTTTTATTCTTCTGTAGAAGACATGATCACCGAAACGATAGAGACAGGTTCTAATATCTTCTATAGTCGTCCAGGTAATATAGGGAAACAAAAAGTTCTAGGGATGTCTATTGATGGCGGAATACCTATCACCAAATGGTGGACACTACAGTTTCATTCGGAATTAGTATATAGCCAGTTTAGAGCCAATCTTTACAATATTCAGCTAGACAACTCAGGTACCTACTGGCAAATAGCCCCTACGAATCAATTTCAGTTGCCTAACAAATGGTCTGCAGAGATTTCAGGATCATATCAGACTTCTGCTCCTTCTGGACAGTTTGTTATTATTCCTGCTGGCATGGTCAATATAGCATTAGCTAAGAAATTATATAATGACCGATTGACGATTAAAGCCTCATTGAATGACGTATTTTTCACCTTTCAACCAGGAGGAGAAATCAAAGGCTTGAATAACTCCGATGCGAGTTGGTTGAGTTATTTAGATACTAGAGTTTTTAATTTATCGGCTTCTTATCGTTTCAAGGAAGGGAAGGCTTTAGCCGCTCGGAAACAAAGTGCAGCAGAGGCGGAGCGGGCGAGAGTGAAATTGTAA
- the nadC gene encoding carboxylating nicotinate-nucleotide diphosphorylase, with protein MTIEEFIRLAILEDTQDPNGVIPQGDHSALSCLNPKEKKRARLIIKDAGIIAGLDIAKNIFQEVDKNLEVQILLKDGDELNYGDIGLEVHGSATSILLAERLVLNTMQRMSGIATKTRQFAKLIAHTKCKVLDTRKTTPNFRYFEKLAVKIGGGVNHRFGLYDMIMLKDNHVDYCGGIAPAITRAKEYIKEIGVNLPIEVETRNLDEVKQVCEAGGVYRIMLDNFSVEKCKEAVDFVAGKIPLEASGGITLETIVSYAETGVDYVSVGSLTYSYKSLDISLKAY; from the coding sequence ATGACCATTGAAGAATTTATACGCCTAGCCATTCTAGAAGATACCCAGGACCCCAATGGTGTGATTCCTCAGGGAGACCATAGCGCACTTAGCTGTCTAAATCCCAAAGAAAAAAAACGAGCGCGATTGATTATCAAAGATGCTGGAATCATAGCAGGCTTAGATATTGCTAAAAACATATTTCAAGAAGTAGATAAAAATCTTGAAGTACAGATATTGCTTAAAGATGGCGATGAATTGAATTATGGTGATATTGGTTTAGAAGTTCATGGGAGTGCAACTTCAATTTTACTTGCGGAAAGATTGGTGCTCAATACTATGCAGCGCATGAGTGGTATAGCGACAAAAACTCGCCAATTTGCCAAGCTCATAGCGCATACAAAATGTAAAGTTTTAGATACCAGAAAAACAACCCCAAATTTTCGCTACTTTGAAAAATTAGCTGTCAAAATAGGTGGTGGCGTCAATCATCGTTTTGGATTGTACGATATGATTATGCTGAAAGATAATCACGTGGATTACTGTGGTGGCATAGCCCCAGCAATAACTCGAGCCAAAGAATATATTAAAGAAATAGGAGTAAACCTTCCTATCGAAGTAGAAACTCGGAATTTAGATGAAGTCAAACAAGTTTGCGAAGCAGGAGGTGTTTATCGTATTATGCTAGATAATTTTTCGGTAGAGAAGTGTAAAGAAGCGGTCGATTTTGTAGCAGGGAAAATACCATTGGAAGCCAGTGGAGGCATAACCCTTGAAACTATAGTGAGTTATGCAGAGACAGGTGTAGACTATGTATCCGTAGGTAGTCTCACGTATTCATATAAAAGTTTAGATATTAGTTTAAAAGCATATTAA
- a CDS encoding NAD(+)/NADH kinase, producing the protein MATPKKKILFIVNNLSGTVSQYNIPKCIDMFLDNDNYEAKLLFIDAQMTEELYEAKLSENWDMIVSVGGDGTLLELGQRLIDRDIPIAIVPVGSGNGIATHVGYKPRDIRAAFDAINAAKTKAIDVAQINDQFFFSNFGMGLDAKVAKDFKIKKKRSLFVYAYLTLRRVFKLKAKIIKYKLGEKEYEVSTYLFNIFNSNLYGYNIGLLPWASAFDGELDVVYLKSVAFWRLPWASFCILIKKPQWSSALEFFTTKEITIINFKNKKMGYQVDGDPKKSKRDDLIIKVLPSKLKLVVPC; encoded by the coding sequence GTGGCAACACCTAAGAAAAAAATTCTTTTTATCGTCAACAATCTCTCTGGTACGGTATCGCAGTATAATATCCCTAAGTGCATCGATATGTTTCTGGATAATGATAACTATGAAGCCAAGCTATTATTTATAGATGCCCAAATGACTGAGGAGCTTTATGAAGCTAAGCTTAGTGAAAATTGGGATATGATAGTATCAGTTGGTGGGGATGGCACCCTACTAGAACTCGGTCAGCGATTGATAGATAGAGATATACCTATAGCCATAGTTCCTGTTGGAAGTGGTAATGGAATAGCTACACATGTAGGCTATAAACCGAGGGATATTCGTGCAGCTTTTGATGCTATAAATGCTGCTAAAACCAAAGCAATAGACGTAGCACAAATCAATGACCAATTTTTCTTTAGCAATTTTGGTATGGGCTTGGATGCTAAGGTGGCTAAGGATTTTAAGATTAAAAAAAAACGTTCCCTTTTTGTTTATGCCTATCTGACTTTACGCAGAGTTTTCAAACTCAAAGCCAAAATTATCAAGTATAAATTAGGAGAAAAAGAATATGAAGTTTCAACCTATCTCTTCAATATTTTCAACTCAAATCTTTACGGATACAATATAGGATTATTGCCTTGGGCGAGTGCATTTGATGGTGAACTCGATGTCGTCTATCTCAAAAGCGTGGCGTTCTGGAGACTGCCGTGGGCTAGTTTTTGTATTTTAATCAAAAAACCACAATGGAGTTCAGCCCTAGAATTTTTCACTACTAAGGAAATTACAATCATCAACTTTAAGAATAAAAAAATGGGCTATCAGGTAGATGGTGACCCTAAGAAATCGAAAAGAGATGATCTGATAATTAAAGTCTTGCCGAGTAAATTGAAATTAGTAGTTCCTTGTTAA
- a CDS encoding serine hydrolase, with protein MKVINLQIRHLAYLVFFTLVFNLSSCYFFKAMKYKKYPLEKLDEFPMVKFQRSEQPFKFYQGSMKPAIKAELDSLLYGSNRYAFLVIRNDSILYEFYNNKIADSTLIHSFSVAKSYVSALVAMAVEEGKIKSLNDPITIYLPELLKRDIRFQKITIQHVLNMRSGIKSSENYFNPMSDVLRLGFGKNVNGKALRISIEKEPNQKFEYKSINTQLLGMIVERATGRKLQDYYYEKLHKPLQLEHDATWIYDDEKHKSLRAFCCMNLSARDYAKFGRLILNKGNWQGTQLVSKEWVETNLNLDNRKTTEGYKNQWWSNIGYKIFNDSIAMQKFVLNNPNIIKVDRTIHAINPEAISKDQKDEVKKYSMVTYFKDGIHAQGLIGQYIIISPLKNTIVVILSNTLNPNQPLKRGGLERIESILESEL; from the coding sequence ATGAAAGTTATCAATTTACAGATCAGGCATCTAGCCTACTTAGTTTTTTTTACTCTTGTATTCAATCTCTCCTCTTGCTATTTCTTCAAGGCTATGAAGTATAAAAAATATCCATTGGAAAAATTGGATGAATTCCCTATGGTGAAATTTCAACGAAGCGAACAACCTTTTAAATTTTATCAAGGATCAATGAAGCCCGCTATTAAAGCCGAACTTGATAGTTTGCTATATGGTTCGAATAGATATGCTTTTTTAGTTATTCGAAATGATTCTATCTTGTATGAATTCTACAATAATAAAATTGCGGATAGCACTCTGATTCATTCTTTTTCTGTGGCGAAATCCTATGTCAGTGCCTTAGTAGCGATGGCAGTCGAAGAAGGAAAAATAAAAAGCTTAAACGATCCGATAACGATTTATCTTCCAGAATTATTGAAGCGCGATATCCGATTTCAAAAAATAACCATACAGCATGTGCTCAATATGCGCAGTGGGATTAAGAGTTCGGAAAATTATTTCAATCCAATGAGCGACGTTTTACGATTGGGATTCGGGAAGAATGTCAATGGTAAAGCCTTGCGAATTTCTATAGAAAAAGAACCCAATCAAAAATTTGAATACAAAAGTATCAATACACAATTGTTAGGAATGATTGTAGAGCGCGCCACGGGTCGCAAGTTACAAGACTATTATTACGAAAAATTACATAAACCATTGCAGCTAGAGCATGATGCTACTTGGATATACGACGATGAAAAACACAAATCATTGAGAGCATTTTGCTGCATGAATTTGAGTGCGCGAGATTATGCGAAATTTGGCAGACTAATTTTAAATAAAGGAAATTGGCAAGGCACGCAATTGGTGAGCAAGGAATGGGTTGAAACGAATCTTAACCTTGATAATAGAAAAACAACAGAAGGATACAAAAACCAATGGTGGAGCAATATTGGATATAAAATATTCAATGATAGTATCGCTATGCAGAAATTTGTGCTTAATAATCCAAATATTATTAAAGTAGATCGTACAATTCATGCTATTAATCCTGAAGCGATATCTAAAGACCAGAAAGATGAAGTGAAAAAATATAGTATGGTTACCTACTTTAAAGATGGCATTCATGCCCAAGGCCTTATAGGTCAGTATATTATTATATCTCCACTAAAAAATACAATAGTTGTTATTTTATCGAATACCCTCAATCCCAATCAACCATTGAAAAGGGGAGGATTGGAAAGAATAGAATCTATACTTGAATCTGAGTTATGA